From Chryseobacterium camelliae:
GGTTTTTAAAATACTCAGGCATCGGCTGTCCGCTATCAATGATCTCCTTGATTTTTGCATGGGCAATATCTCTTGCTACGATCAGGGTACCGTTGAGTTTCAGCCTGGTTTTGATGGGATATTTAGAAAGTTCAGCCAGAATTTCAGGCATGGGTTTGTTCAGATTGATTTCCACAGCTTCCTCAAGATGCGGCGGCGTTTCCGGCAGGAATCTTTTAGGATCCTGCTCAAGCTGTTCCAGGAAAATCCCTTCTGCGGTGATTTTCCCTTTGATATTACGGTCTGCAGAGCAGGATACACCCATACCAACCGGGCAGGATGCCGCATGACGCGGAAGTCTGATCACCCTTACATCGTGGGTAAGGTATTTTCCACCGAACTGTGCTCCGATCGAACTTTCCTGACAGATTTTCTGCACCCTTGCTTCCCACTCCAGATCCCTGAATGCCTGTCCGGCTTCATTGCCTTCTGTAGGAAGATGGTCATAATACTTTGCAGAAGCTTTTTTTACCGCAGCAAGGTTGGCCTCAGCAGAAGTTCCGCCGATCACCAAGGCTAAGTGATAAGGAGGGCAGGCAGCCGTTCCTAAATCTGATATTTTCTCTTTGATGAATTCTTCGAGTGATTTTTCATTCAGTAATGATTTCGTTTTCTGGTATAGAAACGTTTTATTGGCAGAACCTCCACCCTTCGTTAAAAACAGGAATTCATAAGAGTTCCCTTTTTTAGCATAGATATCGATCTGCGCGGGAAGGTTGGACCCTGAGTTCTTTTCATCAAACATGGTTAAAGGAACCACCTGTGAATATCTCAGGTTTCTCTTCTGATAGGTATTATAAATCCCTCTACTCAGGTATTCGCCGTCATCCACTCCTGTATACACGTTCTCTCCTTTCTTACCCATGACAATAGCCGTTCCGGTATCCTGACAGGATGGAAGGGCGCCTTCTGCCGCCACAGCTGCATTCTGCAAAAGGTTATAGGCTACGAACCTGTCATTATCCGTTGCCTCAGGATCATCAATAATCCTTCTTAGACTGGCAAGATGAGACGACCGGAGCATAAAGGAAACGTCTGCCATAGCTTCTTCAGCCAGCAGTTCGAGACCCTTGGGATCAATGGTAAGTATTTCCCTGTTTCCCAGTTGTTCAACCTTTACATAATCTGAAGTGAGCTTTTTGTATACCGTATCATCTTTCTGAATCGGATACGGATCCTGATATCTGAATTCCATTGAATTTTTGTTTGGCTGCAAAAATAAAACATCCTCTAAAAACATGAGGAAAATCACTCCTGCCAATTGATATTTATAATGATTATAAATTGTGAGGTTTTTAAGTAATGAGTATTTTTATAAACTACAAATCAGAAATTCCAATCGTATGAATTACAGAATAGAAAAAGACACCATGGGAGAAGTGCAGGTTCCTGCAGACAAATTCTGGGGAGCCCAGACAGAGCGTTCCAGAAACAACTTCAAAATCGGGCCGGAAGGATCGATGCCCCATGAAATCATTGAAGCTTTTGCTTACCTGAAAAAAGCAGCGGCCTTTGCTAATACTGACCTGGGTGTGCTTCCGTCAGAAAAAAGGGATATGATCGCCAGGGTTTGCGATGAGATCCTGGAAGGGAAACTAAACGACCAGTTCCCGCTGGTAATCTGGCAGACCGGATCCGGGACACAGTCCAATATGAATGTGAATGAAGTGATCTCTAACCGTGCACATGTAAACAACGGCGGAACCCTGGGGGGAAAATCTGAAATCCATCCGAATGACGATGTCAACAAGTCCCAGTCTTCCAATGACACCTATCCTACAGCAATGCATATTGCGGCATACAAAAAGGTGGTGGAAAAAACCATTCCTGCCGTTGAAAAGCTTAGAGATACCCTGGCTGAAAAATCGGAAGCTTTCAAAAATATTGTCAAGATCGGAAGGACGCATTTAATGGATGCCACACCGCTGACTTTAGGACAGGAATTTTCCGGGTATGTTGCCCAGCTGAATTTCGGAATCAAAGCATTAAAAAACACATTGCCGCACCTTTCCGAGCTGGCTCTGGGCGGAACTGCCGTAGGAACCGGACTGAATACACCTCAGGGCTATGATGTAAAAGTAGCCGAGTATATTGCAGAATTTACTGGACATCCCTTCATCACGGCTGAAAATAAATTTGAAGCCCTCGCTGCCCATGATGCCATTGTAGAATCGCACGGTGCCCTGAAACAGCTTGCCGTTTCATTATTCAAAATTGCACAGGATATCAGGCTGTTGGCTTCAGGACCGAGATCAGGGATCGGGGAAATCCATATTCCTGAAAATGAACCTGGGTCCTCCATCATGCCGGGGAAAGTAAACCCGACCCAGAATGAGGCGATGACGATGGTTTGTGCACAGGTTCTGGGGAACGACACATCCATTTCCTTTGCCGGAACACAGGGGAATTATGAATTGAATGTATTTAAGCCGGTAATGGCTTACAATTTCCTGCAGTCGGCACAGCTTATTGCTGATGCATGCATTTCATTCAATGATCACTGCGCGGTAGGTATCGAGCCTAATGAAGCAAGGATCAAAGAATTGGTTGATAAGTCTTTAATGCTGGTTACGGCTCTTAATACGCATATCGGCTATGAAAATGCCGCTAAGATTGCCAAAACGGCCCATAAAAACGGGACGACTTTAAAAGAAGAAGCTGTCAATCTCGGACTGCTGACTGCCGAACAGTTTGATGAATGGGTAAGACCTGAAGATATGGTAGGAAGCCTTAAATAAATGATAAAAACACTCCGGAAGATTATTTCCGGAGTGTTTTGCTATAGGTATGTTAGAGAATATGGCATCGGATTATAATAAATCCTCTGTTGTATCGCTGTTAAATGAGCTGAGAAGTTTATAAACCGACTGCTATTCCAAATACCAGGGGCTTTATCGTTTTCAAAATATCCGTCCTTGAAAAAATTGCTGAAATCTTTCTTAACGAAGATGCTGAAATCGTCATATGATAATGTCAGCTGTGCCCCGTAGACAAATGGATTCACCTGATAATCCCCCCGGCTTCTCAACTCCCCGATATCACTTTTGATAATGTTATTGCTGGACATCTTTATGCCTCCGTAAGCGTTGGCTGTAATCCTGAATCCCTCGGCATAAGGCCTGTATTGGACATCCATTCCGGCATTTTTCAGTTTGGAAAAATTATACTGGAATCCCAGCGGAATCATAATATATCCTGTCCTCAGCTTACTCTTGTCCAGCGTACCATCATATTTGGTCAGGAAAACATCGGCGTTGCTGTTTTTGGTAAAACGCATGTCATTATCCAGCCGGATGGTTCTCCAGGAAAAACCAAGACCAACAACCAATCCCCATGGGCTGGTTCTGCCGAACTGATAATTAAACCTAACCCCCAGCTCCAAGTCTCTCCCCCGTTTCATATTCATGTCAAGGTCATTATCCGGAAGATTATTGGTAAGGGTCAGCACCCCTGTAGTGAAGTATGGGGATATTTCTTTGGTAGGGCGGAACTTTTTCAGCAGCTGCGCTTTCATTTCCTCATTGGAAGTAACATCTGAATTCAGGAGTGAGAACCTTACCTGTTTCTGGATCACCTGATCGAGGTCAAATCCAAGATCATGAATCCGCTGGTCGATCTTCTCGGAATACCGGTCGGCCACTTTCGTTTTTTCCTCATCAAATTCAGCTTTCCCGAGTCCTTGTTCCTGGAGGCTGATTAATTCGGCTTCCATTAATTTTTTTTCTTCCTGGATGATGTTGTTGATTTTCATGGCATAGTCTTCCATCTTTTCTTTGACAATGGGGCTCACCTCTGTATCTTCCTTAGGCTGAAGGCTAATTTTAAGAGCTCTCTGACCATATGCTGAAGCCGTGGCAAGGCATACCATTCCTGTAATGATTAATTTCCTGATCATTATATTATATTTTTAAAACTGGATTATCTGGCGTTAAGGTCAACCTTTGCTACATTGCTCACCCCTTTTGTCTTCTCTATAGCATCTTTATGCTCTACGGAAAAAAGAAGTGTCCCCGCATCGGTATATCGTTTCTTATAGACAGGCACTTTGGACGAATCTGCTGCGGCAAAGGCTTTAGAAGCCGGTATTTCAACAGCATATACCTTACTTTCTATTTTTTCTTCAGGAGCTAAATGTACCGCGGTTAACGGCATAGCCTCCTTCTGAGGCAGGATCTCCGTTTGGGAATGCTGTACCGTAGGGCCTTTAGACGGTATATGCTCAGCTATCTTCTGGCTGCTTATTTTATGCTGTTCGGCAGTTCCATAACTCACTGCTGGCTCTTTAGATTCTTTCTCTTTATGAACGGTGTATACTTTTTCAACAGGCTGAGCCTTTTGGCTATTGTCATCCCTCATCATGAACAATACGGCTCCCATGGCTGCCACCAGTATACAACATGCCGCCGCAAAGATCCATTTTGCATTTCCGGAAGACTGTGTAGCCGGCTGATGTGCCTGAATTTCTGCCCACAAATCACGGGAAGGATTAATCTCCCTTTCATCCATCTGTTTTTTGATTTGTTGTTCAAGATTATGCTTAGACAAGTTCATTTTTAATTTTTTTTTGTTGCTTAAAATAAATCTTTCTCATTTTTTCTTTTGCCCTGAAGAGTTGTGTTTTGCTTGCCTCAACCGAAATATTCAAAGCATCAGCTATTTCCTGGTGCGAATATTCTTCGATCACATAAAGGTTGAAAACCATCCGGTACGGATCAGGCAATTGGTCAAGAAGTTCCTGGGCATTGAAATCCGAAACCACCGTTTCTTCATAGACTTCCTCTAAAGCAGAAGCATTTACTTCATCCAGGTAGAAAATGGTTTTATGGCTTTTGATGAAATTGAGGCATTCATTGACCACAATCCTTCTTGCCCATCCTTCCAGTGCCCCTTCGCCCCTGAAGC
This genomic window contains:
- a CDS encoding fumarate hydratase; protein product: MEFRYQDPYPIQKDDTVYKKLTSDYVKVEQLGNREILTIDPKGLELLAEEAMADVSFMLRSSHLASLRRIIDDPEATDNDRFVAYNLLQNAAVAAEGALPSCQDTGTAIVMGKKGENVYTGVDDGEYLSRGIYNTYQKRNLRYSQVVPLTMFDEKNSGSNLPAQIDIYAKKGNSYEFLFLTKGGGSANKTFLYQKTKSLLNEKSLEEFIKEKISDLGTAACPPYHLALVIGGTSAEANLAAVKKASAKYYDHLPTEGNEAGQAFRDLEWEARVQKICQESSIGAQFGGKYLTHDVRVIRLPRHAASCPVGMGVSCSADRNIKGKITAEGIFLEQLEQDPKRFLPETPPHLEEAVEINLNKPMPEILAELSKYPIKTRLKLNGTLIVARDIAHAKIKEIIDSGQPMPEYFKNHPIYYAGPAKTPEGMASGSFGPTTAGRMDVYVDEFQSHGGSMIMLAKGNRSKDVTNACGKYGGFYLGSIGGPAAILAKDNILSVEVVDFPELGMEAVRKIEVKDFPAFIITDDKGNDFFANLAH
- the fumC gene encoding class II fumarate hydratase: MNYRIEKDTMGEVQVPADKFWGAQTERSRNNFKIGPEGSMPHEIIEAFAYLKKAAAFANTDLGVLPSEKRDMIARVCDEILEGKLNDQFPLVIWQTGSGTQSNMNVNEVISNRAHVNNGGTLGGKSEIHPNDDVNKSQSSNDTYPTAMHIAAYKKVVEKTIPAVEKLRDTLAEKSEAFKNIVKIGRTHLMDATPLTLGQEFSGYVAQLNFGIKALKNTLPHLSELALGGTAVGTGLNTPQGYDVKVAEYIAEFTGHPFITAENKFEALAAHDAIVESHGALKQLAVSLFKIAQDIRLLASGPRSGIGEIHIPENEPGSSIMPGKVNPTQNEAMTMVCAQVLGNDTSISFAGTQGNYELNVFKPVMAYNFLQSAQLIADACISFNDHCAVGIEPNEARIKELVDKSLMLVTALNTHIGYENAAKIAKTAHKNGTTLKEEAVNLGLLTAEQFDEWVRPEDMVGSLK
- a CDS encoding outer membrane beta-barrel protein, whose amino-acid sequence is MIRKLIITGMVCLATASAYGQRALKISLQPKEDTEVSPIVKEKMEDYAMKINNIIQEEKKLMEAELISLQEQGLGKAEFDEEKTKVADRYSEKIDQRIHDLGFDLDQVIQKQVRFSLLNSDVTSNEEMKAQLLKKFRPTKEISPYFTTGVLTLTNNLPDNDLDMNMKRGRDLELGVRFNYQFGRTSPWGLVVGLGFSWRTIRLDNDMRFTKNSNADVFLTKYDGTLDKSKLRTGYIMIPLGFQYNFSKLKNAGMDVQYRPYAEGFRITANAYGGIKMSSNNIIKSDIGELRSRGDYQVNPFVYGAQLTLSYDDFSIFVKKDFSNFFKDGYFENDKAPGIWNSSRFINFSAHLTAIQQRIYYNPMPYSLTYL
- a CDS encoding RNA polymerase sigma factor encodes the protein MKFLSGNKKEDLLSRLKKQDPAAQKIFYDQNVRKFLSVARSYISDLYQAEDCVIKAFCKMFKSVESFRGEGALEGWARRIVVNECLNFIKSHKTIFYLDEVNASALEEVYEETVVSDFNAQELLDQLPDPYRMVFNLYVIEEYSHQEIADALNISVEASKTQLFRAKEKMRKIYFKQQKKIKNELV